The uncultured Desulfobulbus sp. genome window below encodes:
- a CDS encoding HAMP domain-containing sensor histidine kinase translates to MMEPSENNTIPPDLKSVCQRIREKAESYEKYNFSQGRNDFLKAFFDLAQEYDSLDDFYRICVSVPLALVGVDSSLYLCQGEQKLQLICSSEQGVLEHPEPARFPIQQSETPYEMAGAFMVPIFSKHPYERSDRAAHSAQGKEQIRMWNNLQGLCSGSRLLGMYVVRQKGGLSEGDKFFFAKFANRIGYNLDNRLIARQNIERLKFINTLVIDIEHNIIVPNMYFRHLFNQLKKKIGLIDELKNEIISSHEPESLPGTCTHCCSRLQTLQDELFQYYQEIVKHHANMSLFIESLFRREHFERGHLVLHPKRCFVEKEVIIPQLEHYSSRLKVANVSVERPRNMYEEEFPIFVDIGLLAQVYANLFSNAAKYTKEVIDHTGNPRKAVAYGREVVKNFNRTGQNGIKFNVFTTGPNMDVEEGNRLFLEGMRGDDDATIPGTGHGLSFIRLVVEMHGGQVGYEPTPEGNNFFFILPIPPLDYPLMLNTTVE, encoded by the coding sequence ATGATGGAGCCGTCTGAGAACAACACCATCCCCCCGGACCTGAAAAGCGTATGCCAGCGCATACGGGAGAAAGCAGAGAGTTACGAGAAGTATAATTTCTCCCAGGGGCGTAACGATTTTCTCAAGGCCTTCTTTGATCTGGCCCAGGAGTATGACAGCCTGGACGATTTCTACCGGATATGTGTGTCCGTCCCTCTGGCGTTGGTGGGGGTAGACAGTTCACTCTATCTTTGCCAAGGGGAGCAAAAGCTGCAATTAATCTGTTCAAGCGAGCAGGGAGTATTGGAACACCCTGAGCCTGCCCGTTTTCCCATACAACAGAGCGAGACCCCCTACGAGATGGCCGGCGCCTTTATGGTACCTATTTTCAGCAAGCATCCCTACGAGCGAAGCGATAGGGCGGCTCATTCTGCCCAGGGAAAAGAACAGATTCGCATGTGGAACAATCTCCAAGGGTTGTGCAGTGGCTCCCGTCTTCTTGGCATGTATGTTGTGCGGCAGAAGGGAGGACTCTCGGAAGGCGATAAATTCTTTTTTGCCAAGTTTGCTAACCGCATTGGCTATAATCTGGATAATCGACTTATAGCCCGGCAGAATATAGAACGCTTGAAATTTATCAATACCTTGGTGATCGACATTGAGCATAATATCATTGTGCCCAATATGTATTTTCGTCACCTTTTCAATCAGCTCAAAAAAAAGATCGGACTGATTGATGAATTGAAGAATGAGATTATCAGCAGCCATGAGCCGGAATCCTTGCCTGGTACCTGTACCCACTGCTGCAGCAGGTTACAGACACTTCAGGATGAATTGTTTCAATACTACCAGGAGATAGTCAAGCACCACGCCAATATGAGCCTCTTCATTGAAAGCCTGTTTCGCCGTGAGCATTTTGAGCGAGGACACCTGGTGCTGCATCCGAAACGTTGCTTTGTCGAAAAAGAGGTGATTATTCCTCAGCTGGAACATTATAGTAGCCGTCTGAAGGTTGCCAATGTCTCGGTGGAGCGTCCTCGAAATATGTATGAGGAAGAATTTCCAATTTTTGTTGATATCGGGTTGCTGGCCCAGGTCTATGCCAATCTTTTCTCCAATGCGGCCAAGTACACTAAAGAGGTTATTGATCACACCGGGAACCCGCGGAAGGCTGTGGCTTATGGCCGGGAGGTCGTTAAAAATTTTAATCGTACTGGCCAAAATGGAATCAAATTTAATGTCTTTACCACTGGGCCCAACATGGATGTGGAGGAGGGAAACCGCCTGTTCCTGGAAGGAATGCGCGGCGATGACGATGCCACCATTCCCGGTACTGGTCATGGGCTTTCCTTTATCCGTTTAGTGGTGGAGATGCACGGTGGTCAGGTCGGATATGAGCCAACCCCCGAAGGAAACAATTTCTTTTTTATTCTCCCCATACCACCGCTTGATTACCCTTTGATGCTCAACACCACCGTTGAATGA
- a CDS encoding FdtA/QdtA family cupin domain-containing protein, with amino-acid sequence MSNLAQVKLINLPKIEDHRGNLTFIEQNRHIPFDIQRVYYLYDVPGGAERGGHAHKELQQLIIAMSGSFDVVLDDGVEQQRFHLNRSYMGLYLPKMLWRELDNFSSGAVCMCLASILYDENDYYRDYEEYLRALKEESK; translated from the coding sequence ATGAGTAACCTAGCTCAAGTTAAGCTTATAAATTTACCTAAAATCGAGGACCATCGGGGGAATTTGACATTTATTGAACAAAATCGTCACATCCCTTTTGATATTCAACGAGTGTACTACCTTTATGATGTCCCAGGCGGAGCAGAGCGTGGTGGTCATGCCCACAAGGAACTCCAGCAACTGATTATCGCAATGTCTGGGAGTTTTGATGTGGTTCTTGATGATGGGGTTGAACAGCAACGGTTTCACCTGAACCGATCTTACATGGGGCTTTATCTACCAAAAATGCTTTGGCGGGAATTAGATAATTTCTCTTCAGGGGCAGTGTGCATGTGTCTGGCATCAATCCTCTACGACGAGAACGATTATTACCGGGATTATGAGGAATATTTGCGAGCCCTGAAAGAGGAAAGTAAATGA
- the msbA gene encoding lipid A export permease/ATP-binding protein MsbA: MSNKELLHRLSKVLRPYLKSLVIAMVAMILVGGFNSFQAYMVKPLLDEIFFEKNGSLLNLLPLGLVLVFFCKGIFYFLYSYLLERSAQSVIRDLRHAVYAHINRLPLSYFHKTPTGEIISRIVNDVVILQAAVSYSLVQLLRDVCSVVGLLCVIFYMDWRLALMSLVFIPMSVGPIVFFGRRFRKISVSYQTKIGEATSNLQETVSGARIVKAFCMEQDEVNRFGKKLQEIMDTLLLDTKNRCISHPLIECIGGIGMAFIIWFGGREVLNGHSTPGTFMSFLTALILLYEPIKGLSKINSTFQQGVAAAGRVFALLDIKPDIEERRDAITLPPFEREILLEDVSFCYEADRPVLKHLNLRLQRGEVLAVVGPSGSGKTTLANLIPRFYEVSEGSLKIDDHEIRDLTLHSLRSQIALVTQQTILFNDSVRNNIAYGRKTCTEEEIYEAARAAYAYDFIMELPQGFDTVIGESGARLSGGQQQRVSIARAILKDAPILILDEATSSLDTESEREVQRALENLMKNRTTIIIAHRLSTVKNADRIIVLKDGVLVEEGTHEALLEQQGEYFSLYRLQFSHDNHEAAVITESA, encoded by the coding sequence ATGTCAAATAAAGAATTATTACACAGATTGAGCAAGGTACTGAGGCCCTATTTGAAGAGTCTGGTCATTGCCATGGTCGCGATGATCCTTGTCGGTGGCTTTAACTCCTTTCAGGCCTATATGGTCAAGCCACTTTTAGACGAGATTTTCTTCGAGAAAAATGGATCACTCCTCAATCTGCTTCCTCTGGGGCTTGTTCTTGTCTTTTTCTGTAAGGGAATCTTTTATTTTCTCTACTCCTATTTACTCGAACGTTCTGCTCAGAGTGTTATTCGCGATCTTCGCCATGCCGTCTACGCCCATATCAATCGTTTACCGCTCAGTTATTTTCATAAAACCCCCACCGGGGAGATTATTTCAAGAATTGTAAATGATGTTGTCATACTGCAGGCTGCAGTGAGCTATTCACTTGTTCAATTGTTACGTGATGTCTGCTCCGTAGTCGGGCTCTTGTGCGTTATCTTTTACATGGACTGGCGTCTTGCCCTCATGTCCCTGGTCTTTATTCCCATGTCCGTTGGTCCTATTGTTTTTTTTGGCAGGCGGTTTCGCAAAATCAGTGTGAGCTACCAGACAAAGATTGGCGAGGCCACCAGCAACCTGCAGGAAACTGTTTCCGGGGCACGGATTGTCAAAGCCTTTTGTATGGAACAAGATGAAGTTAATCGTTTTGGCAAAAAGCTTCAGGAAATCATGGATACCCTTCTGTTGGATACCAAAAATCGCTGTATCTCCCACCCTTTGATCGAGTGCATTGGCGGTATCGGGATGGCTTTTATCATCTGGTTTGGAGGGAGGGAAGTATTGAATGGGCACTCCACCCCAGGAACCTTCATGTCCTTTCTGACCGCGCTTATTTTATTGTATGAGCCGATCAAAGGGCTGAGCAAAATTAACTCAACCTTTCAACAGGGGGTGGCAGCGGCTGGCAGGGTTTTTGCTCTCTTAGATATTAAACCCGATATCGAGGAGCGTAGAGATGCGATTACGCTTCCACCCTTTGAGCGGGAAATTCTCCTCGAGGATGTCTCCTTCTGTTATGAAGCAGATCGGCCTGTTCTTAAACATCTTAACCTGCGGTTGCAACGGGGAGAGGTGCTCGCTGTTGTCGGGCCCAGCGGCAGCGGAAAGACCACACTTGCCAATCTGATTCCTCGTTTTTATGAGGTCAGTGAGGGATCTCTGAAAATCGATGATCATGAGATTCGTGACCTGACCCTTCATTCGCTCAGATCACAAATTGCGCTGGTAACCCAACAGACCATTCTTTTTAACGATTCTGTGCGTAACAATATTGCCTATGGCCGGAAGACGTGCACAGAAGAAGAGATATATGAGGCGGCAAGAGCTGCCTATGCCTACGATTTTATCATGGAACTTCCCCAGGGGTTTGACACGGTTATTGGTGAATCCGGTGCGCGCCTTTCCGGGGGGCAGCAACAACGTGTTTCTATTGCCCGTGCCATTCTCAAGGATGCACCTATTTTGATTTTAGATGAGGCCACTTCATCTCTTGATACTGAATCTGAACGTGAAGTGCAGAGAGCCCTTGAAAATTTAATGAAAAATAGGACGACAATTATCATTGCTCATCGGCTTTCCACGGTGAAAAATGCTGATCGCATTATCGTCTTGAAAGATGGAGTGCTGGTGGAAGAGGGGACCCATGAAGCTCTTTTGGAGCAGCAGGGCGAATATTTTTCGCTGTACCGGCTTCAGTTCAGTCATGATAATCATGAGGCTGCAGTGATAACGGAGTCAGCATGA
- a CDS encoding acyltransferase, which translates to MVVGDRVTVKSGVQLWDGIVLENDVFVGPNATFTNDRTPRSKQPFLLQKTVVQQGATIGANATILPGITIGCGAFIAAGAVVTKDVRPGRMVRGVPAVDVGPAPSGENV; encoded by the coding sequence GTGGTTGTGGGCGATCGGGTTACGGTGAAAAGTGGTGTGCAGCTTTGGGACGGGATTGTACTTGAAAATGATGTTTTTGTTGGTCCCAATGCAACGTTTACAAATGATCGAACCCCTCGTTCAAAGCAACCGTTCCTGCTGCAGAAAACAGTTGTGCAGCAAGGTGCTACCATCGGTGCCAATGCGACTATTCTTCCTGGGATAACTATCGGGTGCGGAGCTTTTATTGCCGCTGGTGCCGTTGTGACAAAAGATGTTCGTCCTGGTCGAATGGTCAGGGGGGTTCCTGCTGTTGATGTCGGGCCAGCTCCAAGTGGGGAGAACGTATGA
- a CDS encoding glycosyltransferase family 4 protein, with protein MKVIQVLPELQGGGVERGTLEIAQYLSAHGHESHVVSAGGSLVKELEAQGSSHHHCEVVAKSPRSFKGVFQLRHLITALQPDIVHVRSRIPGWVVELAYKTLPKHKRPARVSTFHGFHSVNCYSAIMTRGERVIAVSRTIADHIEQAYGVENQKIEVIHRGIDPSYFDSASVDREQCAALRQQWVGSGAKAPVLLLPGRFTRLKGHALLLKALGLLRDLDWHLVLVGNHEENSSYTQELQDLTQQLGLLPKIHFHGICKHMPLAYAAADLVLNVSTRPESFGRTAVEAMGMERPVIVSGHGGSLETILKGETGWLFRPNDFEHLAEILNHAIMHRGQWKLMGEKGRQHVSEHFTLERMCAKTLSVYDSLLQ; from the coding sequence ATGAAAGTAATCCAGGTTTTGCCAGAGCTGCAGGGGGGAGGCGTTGAGCGTGGGACGTTAGAGATTGCCCAATATCTGAGTGCGCATGGGCATGAGTCGCACGTTGTTTCTGCTGGTGGAAGTCTGGTGAAGGAACTTGAGGCACAAGGCTCATCTCATCATCATTGTGAGGTGGTAGCTAAGAGTCCACGATCCTTCAAGGGTGTTTTTCAGCTGCGCCATCTTATCACGGCCTTGCAGCCGGATATTGTCCATGTGCGTTCAAGAATTCCAGGCTGGGTCGTGGAGCTTGCCTATAAAACACTACCAAAGCATAAACGCCCGGCCCGCGTCAGCACCTTTCATGGGTTTCATTCGGTCAATTGTTATAGTGCGATCATGACTCGAGGGGAGCGCGTTATCGCCGTTTCTCGCACGATCGCCGACCATATTGAGCAAGCATACGGGGTAGAAAACCAAAAAATTGAAGTAATTCATAGGGGGATTGATCCCAGCTATTTCGACTCTGCCAGTGTTGATAGAGAGCAATGTGCTGCACTTCGTCAACAATGGGTGGGGAGCGGGGCGAAAGCGCCAGTGCTCCTGCTTCCGGGGCGTTTTACCCGTCTAAAAGGCCATGCGCTGTTATTGAAAGCCCTAGGGCTGTTGAGGGATCTTGACTGGCATTTAGTCTTGGTGGGAAATCATGAAGAAAATTCTTCCTATACGCAAGAATTACAGGATCTCACACAGCAATTAGGCTTGCTGCCAAAAATTCATTTTCATGGGATCTGTAAGCATATGCCACTGGCATACGCTGCGGCAGACTTAGTTCTCAATGTCTCTACGCGACCGGAATCATTTGGGCGAACTGCAGTGGAAGCGATGGGGATGGAGCGACCTGTTATTGTCTCAGGGCATGGTGGATCATTAGAGACTATACTCAAGGGCGAAACCGGGTGGCTCTTCCGGCCTAACGATTTTGAGCATTTGGCTGAAATACTCAATCACGCCATCATGCACAGGGGGCAATGGAAGTTGATGGGGGAGAAAGGTCGACAGCATGTATCTGAGCATTTTACTTTAGAGCGCATGTGTGCAAAGACGTTGAGCGTCTATGACTCCCTGTTGCAGTGA
- a CDS encoding acyltransferase, giving the protein MVSKSCLNNFLLRLLLKTRALEVKGRSTIRIKKGAKVVAAPQSKLLVGYGDSATATFKHSGCNIELLANSTLVIRGCSWIGYSSMLRLEPEATLEIGNNTYLAANAHLRAEKSIRIGENCAISWNVTVLDSDFHDLEVNGEVVPRSAEVCIGNNVWIGNNVIILKGVKIGDYAVVGAGSVVTRDVPSCSAVAGNPAKIIKTNVKPLNRQKLQSL; this is encoded by the coding sequence ATGGTTTCAAAATCTTGCTTGAATAACTTCCTCTTGAGGTTGCTCCTTAAAACAAGAGCCCTGGAAGTCAAAGGGCGCTCGACTATTCGGATCAAAAAGGGAGCAAAGGTTGTGGCTGCCCCTCAAAGTAAACTCCTCGTGGGCTATGGAGATAGTGCGACAGCTACATTTAAACATAGCGGGTGTAATATCGAGTTGCTGGCAAATTCAACGCTTGTAATAAGAGGTTGTTCATGGATAGGATACAGCTCGATGCTGCGACTGGAGCCTGAGGCAACCCTTGAAATCGGTAACAATACATATCTTGCTGCGAATGCTCACCTAAGAGCAGAAAAAAGTATCAGAATTGGCGAGAATTGTGCTATTTCCTGGAACGTTACTGTATTGGACAGTGACTTTCACGACCTGGAAGTTAATGGGGAGGTGGTACCACGATCTGCAGAAGTGTGTATTGGTAATAATGTTTGGATTGGTAATAATGTAATTATCTTAAAGGGCGTCAAGATCGGGGACTATGCTGTCGTTGGAGCAGGGAGCGTGGTTACAAGAGATGTTCCATCATGTTCAGCTGTTGCTGGAAATCCTGCAAAGATAATTAAGACTAATGTAAAACCACTCAATAGGCAAAAATTACAGAGCCTG
- the pyrR gene encoding bifunctional pyr operon transcriptional regulator/uracil phosphoribosyltransferase PyrR, translating into MTTQTIMIESDIERSLDRISLEIVERNHGVADLSIVGIHTGGVYLAKRIKEKIEEREKIELPVGSIDITLYRDDWSLISQNPIVKKSDIGFLLEDKRVILVDDVIFTGRTIRAAMDAIMDYGRPLSIGLAVLVDRGGRELPIQPDYVGMAVTPTRNERVDVLLREHDDTDAVVLSPQKS; encoded by the coding sequence ATGACAACCCAGACCATTATGATTGAAAGTGACATCGAGCGCAGCCTAGATCGAATCAGCTTGGAGATTGTAGAGCGAAACCACGGGGTTGCCGATTTGTCAATTGTTGGTATCCATACAGGTGGAGTTTATCTGGCTAAGCGGATTAAGGAAAAGATTGAAGAACGGGAAAAGATTGAACTTCCCGTTGGCTCTATTGACATTACTCTGTATCGGGATGACTGGAGCCTAATTTCGCAGAATCCAATTGTCAAAAAATCCGATATTGGTTTTCTTTTGGAGGATAAACGGGTGATTTTGGTGGATGATGTTATCTTTACCGGAAGAACGATCCGTGCCGCTATGGACGCCATCATGGATTATGGACGCCCGCTCTCCATAGGGCTTGCCGTCCTTGTTGATCGGGGAGGACGGGAGCTGCCTATTCAACCAGATTATGTCGGAATGGCGGTGACTCCTACCCGAAACGAGCGTGTAGATGTCTTGCTGCGTGAGCATGATGATACAGATGCGGTGGTCCTTTCCCCACAAAAATCCTGA
- a CDS encoding peptidase U32 family protein — translation MELLAPAGSVAAFEAALSEGADAVYVGSPGLNARALSRDFSFGDIAGMTSYAHEQGKKIYVAMNSLLKESEVPLALESLHQFAAIGPDALILQDLGLLYLARRYFPQIKVHASTLMTANTAMAATYFQQLGFERVVLARELSLAEIAAIHAQCGVELEIFIHGAMCFSYSGLCRFSSLHGGKSSLRGQCVQPCRRSYDWVSSGKKGRSSGGKKGGHLFSMNDLCGIENLAAVRKTGVVSLKIEGRLKSVAYVRNVVHAYRMVVDGLDASAEEQKRILKEAGRYLDQAMGRKRSSGFFISGQEARIIQPYLSGSSGEMVGKVAKVEQSRGRSPKQNTTRLQVSLQAPLSVGDRLRLYEEKSGARKSFTLRAMEFKGRRVERAGKGQQITILATDLDLNAQKGGHGLLFRVDLSARSEKQSQAVKRKIAALNEPKISQDTIARQLQELGITPQIYGTETKKRYRHGGSGNTRPSAAPQWWLKVSALEHARQRFPFQVSRVVLELNQANLERFFSLSSSRIESFPYQLVWALPQVMQEEQRAWQQQAIREVFERGSTGFQIGHIAQMGFFRELSHPHLEIFGDYSCNLLNSPALLQYQEAGLRGVQFSLETDRATLQEALTSRQGSPAGNNIDVGMYVYGRPPLFSARLDAPHFRGQRSFVSSRGERYYIDRQPEAVYAYAHMNFSLLAYNEELARMGVNYFVVDVSNGAAKRESMAVTALLHGRGDLPEVISGNYAGTLV, via the coding sequence ATGGAACTGCTTGCTCCAGCTGGGAGTGTTGCCGCCTTTGAGGCTGCTTTGTCTGAGGGGGCGGATGCAGTCTATGTCGGATCTCCCGGACTCAATGCCAGAGCGTTGAGTCGAGATTTTAGTTTTGGGGATATCGCCGGTATGACCAGCTATGCCCATGAACAGGGGAAAAAAATTTATGTGGCGATGAACAGCTTGCTGAAGGAGAGTGAGGTTCCCCTGGCCCTGGAATCGTTGCATCAGTTCGCTGCCATTGGGCCAGATGCCCTTATTCTTCAGGATTTAGGACTTTTGTACCTCGCTCGTCGATATTTTCCTCAAATCAAGGTCCATGCCTCCACCTTAATGACCGCAAATACGGCGATGGCGGCAACATATTTCCAACAGCTTGGATTCGAACGCGTCGTCCTTGCTCGAGAACTGAGTCTTGCAGAGATCGCCGCCATCCATGCCCAATGCGGAGTGGAGCTAGAGATCTTTATTCACGGGGCCATGTGTTTTAGTTATTCCGGGCTTTGTCGTTTCTCCAGCCTGCATGGGGGCAAATCGAGCCTGCGCGGTCAGTGTGTCCAGCCCTGTCGTAGAAGTTACGATTGGGTGTCATCCGGCAAAAAAGGCCGCAGCTCAGGGGGGAAAAAGGGGGGACACCTCTTTTCCATGAATGATTTATGCGGCATTGAAAACCTGGCGGCAGTGCGCAAAACTGGTGTGGTCAGTCTGAAGATTGAAGGACGACTGAAATCGGTCGCCTATGTGCGTAATGTTGTCCATGCCTATCGCATGGTTGTTGACGGTTTGGATGCCTCTGCAGAAGAACAAAAACGTATTCTTAAAGAGGCGGGGCGATATCTGGATCAGGCCATGGGGCGAAAACGTTCCAGTGGTTTTTTTATCAGCGGCCAGGAAGCCCGTATTATTCAGCCCTATCTCTCGGGAAGCAGTGGGGAGATGGTGGGTAAGGTGGCAAAAGTTGAGCAGAGCAGAGGACGCTCACCAAAACAAAACACCACTCGGCTTCAGGTTTCTCTACAGGCGCCTCTTTCCGTCGGTGACCGTCTTCGTCTCTACGAGGAGAAGAGTGGTGCACGTAAGAGCTTTACTTTACGTGCAATGGAGTTTAAAGGGAGGCGGGTAGAACGGGCTGGTAAGGGGCAGCAGATCACTATTCTGGCGACAGATTTGGATTTGAACGCCCAGAAGGGGGGGCATGGACTGCTGTTTCGTGTGGATCTGAGCGCTCGTTCTGAAAAACAAAGTCAGGCTGTTAAACGAAAAATTGCGGCTTTGAATGAACCCAAAATCTCTCAGGATACAATCGCGCGTCAACTCCAGGAGCTTGGCATCACCCCGCAGATATATGGGACGGAGACGAAAAAACGGTACCGGCATGGAGGCTCGGGGAATACCAGACCCTCGGCTGCCCCTCAATGGTGGCTAAAGGTATCGGCCTTGGAGCATGCCCGGCAGCGGTTTCCCTTTCAAGTGAGCCGTGTTGTTCTGGAGTTGAACCAAGCCAATCTGGAACGTTTTTTTTCGTTGTCGTCCTCTCGGATCGAATCATTTCCATATCAGCTGGTCTGGGCCCTGCCTCAGGTGATGCAGGAAGAACAGCGAGCCTGGCAGCAGCAGGCAATTAGGGAGGTGTTTGAGAGGGGAAGCACCGGCTTTCAAATAGGCCATATTGCCCAGATGGGATTTTTTCGCGAACTCTCGCATCCGCATCTCGAAATTTTTGGCGACTATAGCTGTAATCTTCTCAATTCACCAGCGTTGCTTCAATACCAGGAGGCTGGCCTGCGTGGCGTTCAGTTTTCTTTGGAGACCGATCGGGCAACGTTGCAGGAGGCGCTTACTAGTCGTCAGGGAAGTCCTGCTGGCAATAACATAGATGTTGGCATGTATGTTTATGGTCGCCCGCCACTGTTTTCCGCACGTTTGGATGCCCCCCATTTTCGGGGGCAGCGCAGTTTTGTCAGTAGCCGAGGGGAGCGGTATTACATTGATCGACAACCCGAGGCAGTTTATGCCTACGCGCATATGAATTTTTCTTTACTGGCCTATAATGAAGAACTCGCCCGCATGGGGGTGAATTACTTTGTGGTGGATGTCAGTAACGGGGCTGCGAAACGAGAGAGCATGGCGGTGACAGCATTGCTCCATGGGCGCGGTGACTTGCCGGAAGTTATCTCTGGGAATTATGCCGGAACGCTGGTGTAG
- a CDS encoding DegT/DnrJ/EryC1/StrS family aminotransferase → MNVPFLDVHAGYDELRSELDAACLKILESGWYIGGPEVLAFEQEFAAYCDADYCVGVGNGLDALSFILRGYGIGAGDEVIVPAHTFIATWLAVSAVGAVPVPVLMDPQTCNIDTDKVEAAITPKTRALIAVHLYGCPADMDALEALVRPRGIKLIEDAAQAHGAIYKGRRVGGIGDAAGFSFYPGKNLGGFGDGGAVVTNDDTLAETVRMLGNYGSRKKYEHDLAGGNSRLDPMQAALLRVKLRYLDQWNAKRSLLANRYIEQLSGVGDITLPLITQAAQTVWHLFVIQTCRRNELQRFLEAAGVQTLIHYPFAPHRTGAYANDFSEQAAQLQAAQDLADRVLSLPMGPHLSYDQQDVVIREVRRFGA, encoded by the coding sequence ATGAATGTTCCTTTCTTGGATGTGCATGCCGGTTATGATGAGTTGCGCTCTGAGCTGGATGCAGCGTGTCTAAAAATATTAGAATCAGGCTGGTACATTGGTGGGCCTGAAGTCTTGGCATTTGAGCAGGAGTTTGCCGCTTATTGTGATGCCGATTACTGTGTCGGCGTTGGCAACGGTTTGGATGCGCTTTCGTTTATTCTTCGTGGTTATGGTATTGGCGCGGGTGATGAGGTCATTGTGCCTGCTCACACCTTCATTGCAACCTGGCTGGCTGTTAGTGCTGTGGGGGCGGTTCCTGTGCCGGTCTTGATGGACCCGCAAACCTGTAATATTGATACTGATAAAGTAGAGGCAGCGATCACTCCAAAAACTCGGGCGCTGATAGCGGTGCATCTGTATGGATGTCCAGCGGATATGGATGCGCTGGAGGCGCTTGTTCGTCCACGAGGGATTAAGCTGATTGAAGATGCTGCTCAGGCCCATGGAGCGATATACAAGGGACGACGAGTGGGGGGGATAGGTGATGCTGCTGGATTCAGTTTTTATCCAGGAAAAAATTTAGGGGGCTTTGGTGATGGTGGGGCTGTAGTCACCAACGACGATACACTTGCCGAGACTGTTCGTATGCTCGGAAACTACGGATCACGAAAGAAATATGAGCACGACCTGGCCGGAGGAAATTCCCGCCTTGACCCGATGCAGGCTGCTTTATTACGGGTCAAATTGCGTTATTTAGATCAGTGGAATGCCAAGCGTAGCTTACTTGCGAATCGATACATCGAACAACTTTCAGGTGTTGGTGACATAACCCTGCCATTGATAACGCAAGCTGCTCAGACTGTCTGGCACCTCTTTGTGATCCAGACATGTCGGCGTAATGAACTGCAGCGGTTTCTTGAAGCTGCTGGTGTGCAAACCCTCATACACTACCCGTTCGCTCCCCACCGCACAGGAGCATACGCGAATGATTTCTCAGAGCAGGCAGCGCAACTTCAGGCTGCTCAGGATCTTGCGGATCGAGTGTTGAGTCTGCCAATGGGACCGCATCTTTCGTATGACCAGCAGGATGTTGTCATAAGGGAAGTTCGTCGTTTTGGGGCGTGA
- a CDS encoding ELM1/GtrOC1 family putative glycosyltransferase, which translates to MTQQFLSVLWVRDGRPGHEKQSLGLIESLRERYTVLIQEVRVSQGGRALQAMALLWGTLPQQLVGFSPDVIIGTGSHTHVPILALRKRLGGHTVVCMSPMTVVRSCFDLCCVPRHDGIAEGKNILLTDGPPGVNRDLGQHDPNAALVLVGGVDEKSHVWDSEAISKEIAAKIKQHSTLHWTLTTSPRTPADFLEVFARYQPQDVSLTIAPFSETPPGWLEKQLQKNNWALVTEDSVSMIFEALSAGCRVVTISIAFVAENKFVACLEDLKKRGLVSAAMSKTVNRQQFAFNEANRCVEYIIHQPWWPLK; encoded by the coding sequence ATGACGCAACAATTTTTGTCAGTGCTCTGGGTCCGTGATGGACGTCCGGGGCATGAAAAACAATCTTTAGGCCTCATTGAGTCCCTAAGAGAACGGTATACTGTCCTAATTCAGGAGGTTCGAGTGAGTCAGGGGGGCCGCGCTCTACAGGCGATGGCGTTGCTTTGGGGCACTTTACCGCAACAACTTGTCGGCTTTTCACCGGATGTAATCATCGGTACTGGAAGTCACACCCATGTACCTATTCTGGCTTTAAGAAAACGTTTAGGTGGGCATACGGTAGTTTGTATGTCCCCAATGACAGTTGTTCGTTCTTGTTTTGATTTGTGCTGTGTGCCACGGCATGACGGGATAGCAGAGGGCAAAAACATCCTCCTCACCGATGGTCCCCCAGGGGTGAACAGAGATTTGGGGCAGCACGATCCCAATGCTGCCTTGGTACTGGTTGGAGGCGTTGATGAGAAAAGCCATGTATGGGACAGCGAAGCGATATCCAAGGAGATTGCAGCGAAAATCAAACAGCATTCTACGCTGCACTGGACACTGACCACCTCTCCTCGAACTCCCGCTGATTTCCTGGAGGTGTTTGCTCGCTACCAACCTCAAGATGTTTCTCTAACAATTGCTCCTTTTTCTGAAACTCCACCTGGTTGGCTTGAAAAACAGCTTCAGAAAAACAACTGGGCCCTGGTGACAGAAGATAGTGTGTCCATGATTTTTGAGGCACTTTCAGCAGGTTGTCGGGTTGTTACAATTTCAATCGCATTTGTTGCAGAGAATAAATTTGTTGCTTGTCTGGAAGATTTAAAAAAACGGGGATTAGTTTCAGCGGCAATGAGCAAGACTGTAAATAGGCAGCAGTTTGCCTTCAACGAAGCCAATCGTTGCGTTGAATACATAATTCATCAACCATGGTGGCCGCTTAAATGA